Proteins encoded by one window of Cloeon dipterum chromosome 4, ieCloDipt1.1, whole genome shotgun sequence:
- the LOC135943708 gene encoding putative ankyrin repeat protein RF_0381 translates to MLLDHGADVNLTNESGKSALHVAVTSNYPKLVKKLLEFVAQILLDHNTEVNLQTKEQLTTLMHLAVENNFVEIVEKLLFHGADINLCRNGRIALHTAVNKNNPKVAKLLLNNGAEVNLKEENGLAALHIAVYNNDLELVQLLLDFGADINLRIEAGGTALDLALNKKCPELIQKLLEHGADVNLTNEDGWSTLHKAVSKNDSNLVKKVLDFGAQINAQTREGCTALHIAALKNYPDVVKMLIDHGADTTLKDIKGFTAVHFAVKGNNPALVQYFLNHSTVATLQIQDKWIALHETVSRVGMESSQELIFYRDFVNLKDGDGWTALHYAVFLNEAELVQEILDYGVEINAKTRNGQTALHFALDKNNPELVQKLIDHGSDLSLETDGIYPALHTAVIRNHVEIVQILINNGADVNLKQNDGCTPLNLAVQLNKLEMVEKLLYHGADVNLKAQKGWAALHVAAGYNYLEIAQCLLTHGADVSLKSNDGSTPLHYAIILNNPDMAFKLIDHGADTNIWDNDGWSALHLAVGKNFSELVLKLLQYDGVDVNFRAKDGSTALFNAVKKNLPDMVQLLLNHGADANLQCIDEETAIHIAVNTNRLYI, encoded by the exons ATGTTACTTGATCATGGTGCCGACGTAAATTTGACAAATGAATCCGGTAAGAGCGCTCTCCACGTTGCCGTAACCTCAAATTATCCtaaattagtgaaaaaacTGCTTGAATTTG TGGCACAAATTCTACTTGACCACAACACGGAAGTTAATTTGCAAACCAAAGAACAGCTTACCACTCTCATGCACTTAGCtgtggaaaacaattttgttgaaatagtGGAAAAACTCCTCTTCCACGGCGCCGATATAAACCTATGCCGAAATGGACGTATAGCACTACACACagcagtaaacaaaaataatccaaaagtGGCTAAATTGCTACTAAACAATGGGGCcgaagtaaatttaaaagaagaaaatggtTTAGCTGCTCTGCACATTGCTGTATATAACAATGATTTAGAATTGGTGCAGCTTCTGCTTGATTTCGGAGCCgacattaatttaagaatagaGGCTGGAGGGACTGCTCTGGATCtcgctttaaataaaaaatgccctGAATTGATACAAAAGCTACTGgaacacggtgctgacgtcaATCTAACGAATGAAGATGGATGGTCCACCCTTCACAAAGCTGTGAgcaaaaatgattcaaatttggtgaaaaaggTGCTAGACTTTGGAGCCCAAATAAATGCCCAAACACGTGAAGGATGTACTGCTCTGCACATCGCcgcacttaaaaattatcctGATGTGGTGAAAATGCTGATCGATCACGGTGCCGATACCACTTTGAAAGATATAAAAGGATTCACCGCTGTGCACTTTGCCGTGAAGGGGAACAATCCTGCATTGgtgcaatattttctcaacCACAGCACGGTTGCAACTTTACAGATACAAGATAAGTGGATTGCTCTACATGAAACTGTAAGTAGAGTTGGCATGGAGAGTTCACAGGAGCTGATCTTCTACAGagattttgtaaatctgaaAGACGGAGATGGATGGACTGCTTTACACTATGCTGTGTTCCTCAACGAAGCAGAGTTAGTGCAGGAGATTCTTGATTACGGAGTGGAAATAAATGCCAAAACAAGAAATGGACAGACTGCTCTACACTTCGCTTTGGATAAAAACAATCCAGAATTGGTTCAAAAGCTTATCGATCACGGATCAGACCTAAGTTTAGAGACCGATGGTATTTATCCAGCTTTGCACACAGCTGTGATTAGAAATCACGTAGAAATAGTTCAAATACTTATAAACAACGGCGCTGAcgtaaatttgaaacaaaatgacGGGTGTACTCCTCTGAACCTGGCTGTCcaactaaataaattagaaatggTTGAAAAGCTGCTCTATCACGGTGCCGATGTAAATTTGAAGGCCCAAAAAGGATGGGCCGCGTTGCACGTAGCCGCAGGCtataattatttggaaatagCGCAATGCTTGCTCACTCACGGAGCTGACGTTAGTTTAAAAAGTAATGATGGATCGACCCCCCTGCACTacgctattattttaaataacccAGATATGGCGTTTAAGCTGATTGATCACGGTGCTGATACTAATATATGGGATAATGATGGTTGGTCCGCACTGCACCTCGCAGTGGGCAAGAACTTTTCTGAATTAGTACTGAAACTACTTCAATACGATGGTGttgatgtaaattttcgagCAAAAGACGGATCCACCGCTTTGTTCAatgctgttaaaaaaaatttgcctgATATGGTGCAACTTCTGCTCAACCACGGTGCAGATGCTAATTTGCAGTGTATTGATGAAGAGACTGCCATTCACATCGCCGTGAACACGAATCGT CTCTACATCTAG
- the LOC135943225 gene encoding ankyrin-1-like, producing MQILLDHGADVNVQDEEGWTALHKAVLNNNLDFAQRLLEHGSEVNLQTKKGLTALHFAGNKNHQELVQILLNHGADTNVQDRNGWTALHGAVQSNNPHLVQKLIEHGAELNSQSNIGYTALHAAVGLNNSCLTQLLLDHGIDANLKDELGRTALGIAAYENFPEIFQKLVNHGADLNLEGWFEESAASTDTEGQICLMDTVVSKNHHEILKILLNQDVDGNISKALLPLAVLNNKLELVQILLENGTEINSKMCQGWTALHLAVEKQNYELLIVLLKHSPDLNLKNARGETALELAVLYKYKEFVQTLLENGADVNSQDQRGTPLHIAVGPNNADYELAQMLLDHGADVDLKAEGFSALHLAVQNNDPEMALKLLKRRANPNLTTDQGFSALHLSVMDNYPELALMLLENGADINSKTQTGMTALYLAVMNNNKQLTELLLEQGADLNIVNEDGYTALHFAVFRNYPELVETLLNKGANTNLQIPNGSTVLHLALRNRNSQLVYKLLDHGADVNLKDNEGCTILHTVVRNNFPFLVETVINCGADVNSKTFKEWTALHFAAKRKNQPQLKMLLDNGADIDAQNNVGDTALHIAAQKFFPDLVQTLLDQGADFSLKNKAGDTAVDVAKRMNDPELVQMFDVKVEKETDSEK from the coding sequence ATGCAAATTCTGCTCGACCATGGCGCGGATGTAAATGTTCAAGACGAAGAAGGTTGGACCGCTTTGCACAAAGCTGTGTTGAACAATAATTTAGACTTTGCGCAGAGGCTTCTGGAGCACGGTTCAGAAGTGAATTTACAAACGAAAAAGGGACTTACTGCTCTTCATTTCGCTGGGAACAAAAACCATCAGGAATTGGTGCAAATTCTGCTCAACCACGGTGCCGATACAAATGTTCAAGACAGAAATGGATGGACTGCTTTGCACGGGGCCGTGCAAAGTAATAATCCACACCTCGTGCAAAAGCTTATCGAGCACGGCGCCGAATTGAATTCACAATCAAACATTGGATATACTGCTTTACATGCTGCAGTGGGTCTTAATAATTCTTGTTTGACACAATTGCTGCTCGACCATGGAATAGACGCAAACCTCAAGGATGAATTAGGGAGAACCGCTTTGGGTATTGCTgcatatgaaaattttccagaaatttttcaaaagctaGTAAATCATGGTGCCGATTTGAATTTAGAGGGATGGTTTGAAGAGTCCGCCGCCTCGACCGACACTGAGGGACAAATTTGTTTGATGGACACTGTCGTGAGCAAAAAccatcatgaaattttaaaaatacttttaaaccaGGACGTCGATGGCAATATTAGTAAAGCTCTTCTGCCACTTGCTGTGCtaaacaataaattagaattagtGCAAATTCTTCTCGAAAACGgtactgaaataaattcaaaaatgtgTCAAGGATGGACCGCTCTGCATTTGGCCGTGGAAAAACAGAATTACGAATTGTTGATCGTTCTTCTGAAACACAGCCctgacttaaatttaaaaaacgccAGGGGAGAAACCGCTTTGGAACTTGCTGTCCTGTACAAGTACAAAGAATTTGTGCAAACGCTATTAGAGAACGGCGCTGATGTAAATTCACAAGATCAAAGAGGAACCCCTCTGCACATTGCTGTGGGTCCAAATAATGCCGATTATGAGTTGGCGCAAATGCTTCTTGACCACGGCGCTGATGTAGATTTAAAAGCAGAAGGATTTTCGGCACTGCACCTTGCTGTTCAAAACAATGATCCGGAAATGGCGCTTAAGCTGCTCAAACGTCGTGCCAATCCAAACCTCACGACAGACCAAGGATTTTCCGCACTGCACCTATCAGTGATGGATAATTATCCAGAGTTAGCGCTAATGCTGCTTGAAAATGGCGCTGACATTAATTCAAAAACTCAAACAGGTATGACTGCTTTGTATCTCGCTGTTATGAACAATAATAAGCAATTAACGGAGTTGCTACTTGAACAAGGTGCTGACTTAAATATCGTAAATGAAGACGGATATACCGCTCTGCACTTCGCTGTGTTTAGAAATTATCCCGAATTGGTGGAGACACTGCTCAATAAAGGGGCTAATACTAATTTACAAATACCAAATGGCTCGACTGTTCTTCATTTAGCTTTGCGCAATCGTAACTCACAATTGGTCTATAAGCTACTAGACCACGGCGCCGATGTCAATCTTAAAGACAATGAGGGATGCACCATTCTGCACACAGTTGTGAGAAACAACTTTCCTTTCTTGGTTGAAACGGTGATCAACTGTGGAGCGGATGTAAATTCAAAAACGTTTAAAGAATGGACTGCACTGCACTTCGccgcgaaaagaaaaaatcaacccCAGCTTAAAATGTTGCTGGACAACGGCGCTGACATCGATGCACAGAACAATGTTGGAGATACTGCTCTACACATTGCAGCACAGAAATTCTTCCCAGATTTGGTTCAAACACTTCTCGACCAAGGTGCAGatttcagtttgaaaaataaggcgGGAGATACTGCTGTGGACGTTGCCAAACGCATGAATGATCCAGAGTTAGTGCAAATGTTTGATGTCAAGGTTGAAAAAGAAACCGATAGCGAGAAGTAA
- the LOC135943712 gene encoding uncharacterized protein LOC135943712: protein METSICGRKYYVSKATASRNDAALRCKSLKMALLTVTSFEEMDCLSKFKAATYWTSGSKEEPIYKMERYKWCSTGFEISSNLIGSERFWSTPNATSDLERCLAFSNSDQKKGFSHKMCTDLLPYICQYTVDCPKTCNKNLSWFDSYQQCCALGMETLNLGSLSEQNMLTAFSLTFNKDNWTANFNYWTSGTQKGAPVGNFSWCDPGGPKPLVSSLIWQRGQPDNQGGNESCVHFRFVLNNTGTILSDRNCTNKYIYACKGSLTTTPKPCKASCIASACTRNGNWTEARSTCCSIGLTVATLETSGKSQCLSKVVAKNEDAVGDWWLSGTDLNCESNFHWCSNDRGFVSSEIAWKSGHPKAGFDCVYLEARNGSMLLATDNCDEKKKFLCEVRKKGTSGIAMQRECAETWDISPEEIDLLLNVLAFSTANITQNLKCFLKCIGVEVGMIGFGDLNAIATLRNIELVSMEDPVKMERGFVAYDECSGKKSDDECVTAFETYKCGMDKEPGIVNEIVMNNAGNNTELVPPVPCIPIPRTCWMEETLPCVADETLIAEFKSTGYTSIGKATAFGPSLNQTAFVSNASSNIGYNVAFAYTYCCSLNMKLLEPETFNDWYIPFRAYAGNGYLYSPVAGTRSISPYRDVWCSNGKPVNGILFEDRWKYDNIKIFCQSTFIVYPLIADEMWVVSVPGADVPNGMIKQMSNASATYNVANEPGKIVGLFFCVPK from the exons ATGGAGACTTCGATCTGCGGCAGAAAATATTACGTATCTAAGGCAACG gcTTCGAGGAACGATGCAGCTTTGCGGTGCAAATCGCTTAAAATGGCCCTTCTGACCGTTACCTCCTTTGAGGAAATGGACTGCCTGTCCAAATTTAAAg CTGCAACATATTGGACAAGTGGCTCGAAAGAAGAACCAATCTACAAAATGGAAAGGTACAAGTGGTGTTCGACGGGGTTCGAGATTTCTTCCAATTTAATCGGCTCAGAGAGATTTTGGTCAACGCCCAACGCTACCTCTGACCTCGAGCGGTGTCTCGCGTTCAGCAATTCTGACcagaaaaaaggattttcgcacaaaatgtGCACAGACCTGCTTCCCTACATTTGCCAGTACACGGTCGACTGCCCCAAAACATgcaacaaaaat CTTAGTTGGTTTGATAGCTATCAGCAGTGTTGCGCACTTGGAATGGAAACTCTGAATTTGGGTAGCTTGTCAGAGCAAAATATGCTGACTGCTTTTTCCCTGACTTTTAATAaag aCAACTGGACTGCGAATTTCAACTACTGGACGTCAGGCACCCAGAAAGGAGCCCCAGTGGGGAATTTTTCTTGGTGCGATCCCGGAGGGCCGAAGCCTCTCGTCTCCTCTCTTATTTGGCAGCGCGGCCAGCCGGACAACCAGGGCGGAAACGAAAGCTGCGTCCACTTCCGCTTCGTGCTGAACAACACGGGAACGATTCTCTCCGACAGAAACTGCACCAACAAATACATTTACGCCTGCAAA GGTTCATTGACGACAACTCCCAAGCCCTGCAAGGCCTCGTGTATCGCTTCCGCCTGCACCagaaat GGAAATTGGACGGAGGCACGAAGCACGTGTTGCTCGATTGGCTTGACCGTGGCCACGCTTGAAACGTCTGGGAAGTCACAGTGCTTGTCCAAAGTTGTCGCTA AAAATGAAGATGCAGTTGGCGACTGGTGGTTGTCTGGAACCGATTTGAACTGCGAATCGAACTTCCATTGGTGCTCGAATGACCGCGGATTCGTGAGTAGCGAAATCGCGTGGAAGAGCGGCCACCCGAAGGCCGGCTTTGATTGCGTATATTTAGAGGCGAGGAACGGATCGATGCTCTTGGCCACGGACAACTGCGacgagaaaaagaaatttctgtGCGAAGTGAGGAAGAAAGGCACCTCTGGCATCGCCATGCAGAGGGAGTGTGCTGAAACCTGGGACATATCACCCG AGGAAATTGATCTACTGCTGAACGTGTTGGCTTTTTCGACGGCAAACATCACACAGAATTTAAAG tGCTTCCTGAAATGCATCGGTGTGGAAGTTGGAATG ATCGGCTTTGGCGATCTGAACGCAATTGCAACCCTCCGAAATATTGAGTTGGTCTCAATGGAAGACCCGGTAAAAATGGAGAGAGGATTTGTCGCCTACGACGAGTGCAGTGGAAAGA AATCGGACGACGAATGCGTGACGGCCTTTGAAACTTACAAGTGCGGCATGGATAAAGAGCCTGGCATTGTGAACGAAATCGTGATGAACAATGCTGGCAACAACACGGag cttgTCCCTCCAGTGCCGTGCATTCCAATTCCCCGCACTTGCTGGATGGAAGAGACGCTTCCTTGCGTTGCAGAc GAAACCCTGATTGCGGAGTTTAAAAGCACTGGATATA cctCCATTGGAAAGGCAACTGCATTTGGTCCCAGCCTCAACCAAACAGCATTTGTCTCGAATGCTAGCTCAAATATTGGATat aatgTTGCTTTTGCGTACACATACTGTTGTTCACTGAATATGAAATTACTGGAGCCCGAGACTTTCAATGATTGGTACATACCCTTCAGAGCATATG cGGGAAATGGCTACTTGTACAGTCCAGTGGCTGGGACGCGGTCCATCAGTCCCTATCGGGATGTTTGGTGCAGCAACGGCAAGCCGGTGAATGGAATTCTCTTCGAGGACCGATGGAAATACGACAATATCAAAATCTTCTGTCAGAGCACATTCATCGTGTACCCTTTAATTGCAGATGAAATGTGGGTGGTTTCCGTTCCAGGAGCCGATGTTCCGAATGGAATGATCAAGCAAATGAGCAATGCCAGCGCCACTTATAACGTAGCAAATGAACCTGGCAAAATcgttggattatttttttgcgtgcCAAAATGA
- the LOC135943711 gene encoding uncharacterized protein LOC135943711 yields the protein MLRLQEVPPSKKQHHQNFPVENLRESSAPTGVDPTTLAATQLDTGPVTLPTDVPANQETVSTTQMKASSSTFLEGTTMVVEGTTITTIITSSSHAASLTATYWTSGSKEEPIYKMERYKWCSTGFEISSNLISSERFWSTPNATSDLERCLAFTNSDQKKGFSHQMCTDLLPYICQYTVDCPKTCNKNNSLFDANGNIIKKSSYGLWYNIGNFTYLLGNKPLNWFDNYQRCCALGMETLNVGSLSEQNMLTAFSLTFNKDNWTANFNYWTSGTQKGAPEGNFSWCDPGGPKPLVSSLIWQRGQPDNLGGNESCVHFRFVLNNTGAILSDRNCTNKYIYACKGSLTTTPKPCKASCITSACTRNPTLFVGFELKNFYSYGSWYTGCGRNLLFRNISGNWTAARSTCCSIGLTLATIESSGKSQCLSKIVAKNEDAVGDWWLSGTDLNCESNFHWCSNDRRFVSSEIAWKSGQPKAGFDCVYLEARNGSMLLATDNCDEKKKFLCEVRKKGTSGIAMQRECAETWDISEEEIDLLLSAAALSSANISLNLRCFLKCVGIEVGMFGLGGLEEIAMLRNIESVSMEDPVKMKRGFVAYDECSGKNSDDECVTAFDTYKCGMDKAPDIVNQIVANNAGNDTELVPPVPCIPIPHSCWMEEMLPCVANHWS from the exons ATGCTGCGGCTTCAAGAGGTGCCTCCCAGCAAAAAACAGCACCACCAGAATTTCC CTGTAGAAAATCTGAGGGAGAGTTCGGCTCCGACCGGCGTGGACCCCACAACACTGGCCGCCACACAGCTGGACACTGGTCCAGTTACATTGCCGACTGACGTTCCTGCAAATCAAGAAACTGTCTCGACAACCCAAATGAAAGCTTCCTCCAGTACCTTCTTGGAAGGAACCACTATGGTCGTCGAGGGAACAACTATTACAACAATAATAACTTCTTCTTCTCATGCTGCCAGTTTGA CTGCAACATATTGGACAAGTGGCTCGAAAGAAGAACCAATCTACAAAATGGAAAGGTACAAGTGGTGTTCGACGGGGTTCGAGATTTCTTCCAATTTAATCAGCTCAGAGAGATTTTGGTCAACGCCCAACGCTACCTCTGACCTCGAGCGGTGCCTCGCGTTCACCAATTCTGACcagaaaaaaggattttcgcACCAAATGTGCACAGACCTGCTACCCTACATTTGCCAGTATACGGTCGACTGCCCCAAAACATGCAACAAAAAC AATTCCCTCTTTGACGCCAATGGAAATATTATCA aaaaatcctCCTATGGTCTGTGGTACAATATCGGAAACTTCACCTATTTGCTTGGAAACAAGCCa CTGAATTGGTTCGACAACTATCAGCGGTGTTGCGCTCTTGGAATGGAAACTCTGAATGTGGGCAGTTTGTCGGAGCAAAATATGCTGACTGCTTTTTCCCTGACTTTTAataaag ACAACTGGACGGCGAATTTCAACTACTGGACGTCAGGCACCCAGAAAGGAGCCCCAGAGGGGAATTTTTCTTGGTGCGATCCCGGAGGGCCGAAGCCTCTCGTCTCCTCTCTCATTTGGCAGCGCGGCCAGCCTGACAACCTGGGCGGGAACGAAAGCTGCGTCCACTTCCGCTTCGTGCTGAACAACACGGGAGCGATTCTCTCCGACAGAAACTGCACCAACAAATACATTTACGCCTGCAAA GGTTCATTGACGACAACTCCTAAACCCTGCAAGGCCTCATGTATCACTTCCGCCTGCACTagaaat CCAACTTTATTCGTAGGCTTTGAGCTGAAAA aCTTCTACTCTTATGGCAGTTGGTATACCGGCTGCGGACGAAATTTACTATTCCGTAACATCTCG ggAAATTGGACGGCAGCACGAAGCACATGTTGCTCGATTGGCTTGACCTTGGCCACAATTGAATCGTCTGGAAAGTCACAGTGCTTGTCCAAAATTGTCGCTA AAAATGAAGACGCAGTTGGCGACTGGTGGTTGTCTGGAACCGATTTGAACTGCGAATCGAATTTCCATTGGTGCTCCAATGACCGCAGATTCGTGAGCAGCGAGATCGCGTGGAAGAGCGGCCAACCGAAGGCCGGCTTTGATTGCGTCTATTTGGAGGCGAGGAACGGATCGATGCTCTTGGCCACGGACAACTGCGacgaaaaaaagaaatttctgtGCGAAGTGAGGAAGAAAGGCACCTCCGGCATCGCCATGCAGAGGGAGTGTGCTGAAACCTGGGACATCTCTGAAG aggAAATTGATTTACTGCTTAGTGCGGCAGCGCTGTCCTCTGCAAACATATCGCTGAATTTAAGG TGCTTCTTGAAATGCGTCGGAATTGAAGTTGGGATG TTCGGCCTGGGTGGACTGGAAGAAATTGCAATGCTGCGAAACATCGAGTCGGTCTCAATGGAAGACCCCGTTAAAATGAAGCGAGGATTTGTCGCCTACGACGAGTGCAGCGGCAAAA ATTCAGACGACGAATGCGTGACGGCCTTTGACACGTACAAATGCGGCATGGATAAGGCGCCAGACATCGTGAACCAAATCGTGGCAAACAATGCTGGCAATGACAcagag ctcgTGCCTCCAGTGCCGTGCATTCCCATTCCGCACAGCTGCTGGATGGAGGAGATGCTCCCATGCGTCGCAaac CACTGGTCATAG
- the LOC135943710 gene encoding uncharacterized protein LOC135943710, translating to MNLVSTKTVVTKFGSSESVTTGSTTPRPTKESTVKPDDTKSPGTTKTTMKASTTTKTVLVSTKIVVTKSGSSDTVTTGSTKITTSFYKTWTSSTSSIRNEVTKIPSTTTRRPLKRLYKCSELSCLKNKSLFDSSEELIDARKYGSWREICGELYLFGKSIVTWEENAMRCCAIGMKPIAFETSAKFSCLQKLLKVEVWQYNYNYWTAARQIFNNYSFNWCPYETHGSFANLTSMWAANYTGKDDDDSCVHMSIPRNKNLTEMTMKNCSNLYMFSCKGMTTPAPRCFAPACPQDKCSKNDTLFSVGVDKVTKFLSKPTQYGLWKSMNFRIFMFSREFKTWEDARRTCCSIGMKLLSLDVAYKYSVLSQIAGEDSATLNANFWTSGTENGCPGAFGWCAENKLVRNAMWARNEPRNGSHCIAATVSSTNTTLMTADCRLALRFICEASTRDTSNSTSKGEAMKDECATNYNVSIGEQDNIFNSSSFSAKIKCFLKCLGETGGIVVDGRIVDEQLIKLAEILSPNDDGKLMENLGAVDECSNSKGMNECDKIANVFQCGQEKAPNLVANVINSMEMNSTGVEKSPLQPVLGECIEYECKVDSNRSQRFLYESSLPAGTILTICNKRYLLGNDPMSFGACAKWCCTYGLQILSIETVEELQCIVNSPLGGIARPAKIWTSASRKGTITGFRWCTSRVPLNFSMWKWQPDIEKNPEYPLVTLNLSNTLEDSFFYASPDVTYPALPLCKLQPFV from the exons ATGAACTTGGTCTCGACAAAAACGGTTGTGACGAAGTTTGGCAGCTCAGAATCCGTCACCACTGGTTCAACAACTCCTCGTCct ACCAAAGAAAGCACCGTAAAACCTGACGACACTAAATCCCCCGGAACGACTAAAACGACAATGAAGGCGAGCACAACAACTAAGACGGTTTTGGTCTCGACAAAAATCGTCGTGACGAAGTCTGGCAGCTCAGACACCGTTACCACTGgttcaacaaaaattacaacttcATTCTATAAAACTTGGACTTCGAGTACCAGCTCAATAAGAAATGAAGTCACCAAAATTCCATCAACTACAACTCGACGtcct CTCAAAAGGCTCTACAAATGTTCGGAACTATCATGTCTAAAAAATAAGTCCCTCTTTGACTCTTCCGAAGAGTTAATag ATGCGAGAAAATACGGTTCGTGGAGGGAAATCTGCGGAGAGCTCTATCTTTTCGGGAAATCGATA GTGACGTGGGAAGAAAACGCAATGAGGTGCTGCGCCATTGGGATGAAACCGATAGCGTTCGAAACCAGCGCTAAATTCAGCTGTCtgcaaaaattgctaaaag TGGAAGTGTGGCAGTACAACTACAACTACTGGACGGCCGCACGTCAGATTTTTAACAACTACTCGTTCAACTGGTGTCCCTATGAGACTCACGGCTCGTTCGCCAATCTCACCTCAATGTGGGCCGCTAATTACACAGGAAAAGATGATGACGATTCTTGCGTCCACATGTCTATTCCGCGAAATAAAAACCTGACCGAGATGACGATGAAAAACTGTTCAAACCTCTACATGTTTTCGTGCAAG GGAATGACGACACCGGCTCCACGTTGTTTCGCTCCCGCCTGCCCTCAGGAtaaatgcagcaaaaat GATACTTTGTTTTCTGTTGGAGTAGACAAGGTCACCAAATTTCTTTCAA aacCTACGCAGTATGGACTCTGGAAAAGCATGAATTTCCGTATTTTCATGTTTAGTCGTGAATTcaaaaca TGGGAGGACGCGAGAAGAACCTGTTGCTCCATAGGAATGAAGCTTTTGAGCCTGGATGTCGCTTACAAATACTCTGTCTTGTCCCAAATTGCAg GGGAAGATAGTGCGACTCTCAATGCGAACTTTTGGACGTCGGGCACGGAAAACGGTTGCCCTGGAGCGTTCGGCTGGTGCGCTGAAAACAAACTGGTCAGGAATGCGATGTGGGCCAGAAACGAGCCTCGCAACGGTAGCCACTGCATCGCAGCGACTGTCAGCAGCACAAACACGACGCTGATGACTGCAGATTGCAGACTAGCTCTGCGGTTTATTTGTGAAGCAAGT ACCAGGGACACGAGTAATTCTACGAGTAAAGGAGAGGCCATGAAGGACGAGTGTGCAACCAATTATAACGTTTCAATcg GTGAGCAGgacaatattttcaacagcTCGTCTTTCAGTGCAAAGATCAAG TGTTTCTTGAAATGTTTGGGCGAGACTGGAGgaatt GTAGTTGATGGTCGCATTGTGGATGAGCAACTGATTAAACTGGCCGAAATCTTATCACCAAATGACGACGGAAAACTGATGGAAAATTTGGGAGCTGTCGACGAGTGCTCCAACTCCA AGGGAATGAACGAGTGTGACAAGATAGCCAACGTTTTCCAGTGTGGACAGGAAAAAGCGCCAAACCTTGTGGCGAACGTGATCAACTCGATGGAAATGAACAGCACCGgagtt GAAAAATCGCCTCTGCAACCAGTACTGGGAGAATGCATTGAATATGAATGCAAAGTTGAC tCGAACAGGAGCCAGAGGTTTTTATATGAaagct ctttACCGGCAGGAACTATTCTGACTATTTGTAACAAGCGTTATCTCTTGGGAAATGATCCT atgtCGTTCGGAGCTTGCGCAAAGTGGTGTTGCACGTATGGGCTTCAAATTCTATCGATCGAGACAGTTGAGGAACTGCAGTGCATTGTCAATTCACCCCTGG gtGGAATAGCCCGACCTGCGAAAATATGGACATCAGCATCGAGGAAAGGAACAATCACCGGCTTCCGATGGTGCACGTCCAGAGTGCcgctaaatttttcaatgtggAAATGGCAGCCAGACATAGAAAAAAACCCAGAATATCCATTAGTGACTCTGAACCTCTCAAACACGTTGgaagattcatttttttatgcaaGCCCTGATGTCACCTATCCCGCATTACCACTTTGCAAACTGCAGCCTTTTGTGTGA